In one Trichlorobacter lovleyi SZ genomic region, the following are encoded:
- a CDS encoding response regulator → MPDTLRLLCVDDEEHILKTLARFCHNEGITLLTAGSAAEALSILEREPVMIVISDYQMPEKNGLDFLSEVRSKWPQIVRIMLSGFIEPSAVSQALQQGEIFGFLPKPWQRNDLKNLIQTAAAQYRAGTTTERTAR, encoded by the coding sequence ATGCCTGACACGCTGCGACTACTTTGCGTTGACGACGAGGAGCATATCCTTAAAACACTGGCGCGGTTCTGTCATAATGAAGGGATTACCCTGCTGACTGCCGGTTCAGCCGCAGAGGCCCTGTCCATACTGGAACGGGAACCGGTCATGATTGTCATCTCCGACTACCAGATGCCGGAAAAAAACGGACTTGACTTTTTGAGCGAAGTCCGTAGCAAATGGCCGCAGATCGTCAGGATCATGTTGTCCGGTTTTATCGAGCCAAGCGCGGTCAGCCAGGCTCTGCAACAGGGTGAAATCTTCGGTTTTCTCCCCAAACCCTGGCAACGCAACGACCTGAAGAACCTGATTCAGACTGCAGCCGCCCAGTACAGGGCCGGCACTACCACAGAAAGAACTGCCAGATGA
- a CDS encoding ATP-binding protein, giving the protein MSHTAHIRSRILIPLSLTFLVLLCGFLYSAFAIRGSGITHELEREHGETISIFKEMLASRIRLMTASAEVILNDPATQRAMRSRNRSALYAAALPYLRKLSANDVSHFYFHTPDAKSFLRVHQPDRYGDLISRDSMQRALKTGTATDALEMGPFGTLTLRLVIPWEDQSGRIGFLELGTEVNEILDDLSIINNIDYLVVLNKTLLDKKAMATGYAWVGRRIDWDKYPEKVIIAQSIPSIPPALDHLLSEETKKFSRNKAWNSAALDNRHYAFKTFPFHESSGREIGNFVLLYDITNQTRSFHHFIVYSLCFSCGISIFLFMFAWKILGRVEQTIEETQQQLSQEVVKTSEANALLESEVAERQKAEEALVHLNAHLEERIAERTVHLETATRELEQGRHELEKAYAELTSRQAIILHQDKMASIGLLAAGVAHDINNPIGFVTNNLEELRIYLTRLQAFIEEQQAIIQASAPPEELKKLHEDWNQLGIEYILDDFGALIAESLEGAGRVSDIVKNLRNFSRVDDFAFKLADINECLESSIKITQHELRHKAQVHRQFGEIPKIFCCPQQLNQAFMNLLVNAAHAIDKHGEVTLKSWSDSDGVHISIADTGCGIPDELLPKIFEPFFTTKEAGKGTGLGLSIVADIIKLHQGEINVQSRPGQGTTFTITLPVKSEVGDA; this is encoded by the coding sequence ATGAGCCATACCGCACACATTCGCAGCCGGATACTGATTCCGTTGTCACTTACCTTTCTGGTACTGCTCTGCGGTTTCCTTTACAGTGCCTTTGCCATCCGGGGATCCGGGATCACGCATGAGCTGGAACGGGAACATGGTGAAACCATTTCCATCTTCAAGGAAATGCTGGCATCCAGGATCAGACTGATGACGGCCTCTGCCGAGGTCATTCTCAACGACCCGGCCACCCAACGGGCCATGCGCAGCCGGAACCGCTCCGCCCTCTACGCTGCTGCACTGCCCTACCTGCGCAAACTGTCAGCAAACGATGTCTCCCATTTCTACTTTCATACCCCGGATGCCAAGAGTTTCTTGCGGGTTCACCAACCTGACCGCTATGGGGATCTGATCAGCCGCGATTCCATGCAACGTGCACTGAAAACCGGTACTGCTACCGACGCCCTGGAGATGGGCCCCTTCGGCACCCTGACCCTGCGCCTGGTCATCCCCTGGGAGGACCAAAGCGGCCGGATCGGATTCCTGGAGCTTGGCACAGAAGTAAATGAAATTCTTGACGACCTTTCAATCATCAACAACATTGACTATCTGGTCGTACTCAACAAAACGTTGCTTGACAAAAAGGCCATGGCTACAGGCTATGCCTGGGTGGGAAGAAGGATTGACTGGGATAAATACCCGGAAAAAGTCATCATTGCCCAGTCGATTCCAAGCATTCCACCGGCATTGGATCACTTGCTTTCAGAGGAAACAAAGAAGTTTTCCCGCAACAAGGCCTGGAACAGCGCAGCGCTTGACAACAGACATTACGCCTTCAAAACCTTTCCCTTTCACGAATCAAGCGGCCGCGAGATCGGAAATTTCGTTCTGTTATACGACATCACCAATCAGACCCGAAGTTTTCACCACTTTATCGTCTATTCACTCTGTTTCAGCTGCGGCATATCAATCTTCCTGTTCATGTTTGCCTGGAAGATCCTGGGGCGTGTTGAACAAACCATTGAAGAGACCCAACAGCAGCTGTCACAGGAAGTGGTCAAGACCTCTGAAGCAAATGCCCTGCTTGAATCCGAGGTTGCCGAGCGTCAAAAAGCGGAGGAGGCGCTGGTCCATCTGAATGCACACCTGGAAGAACGGATTGCGGAGCGGACCGTACACCTTGAAACCGCAACCAGAGAACTTGAGCAGGGACGGCATGAGCTGGAAAAGGCCTATGCAGAGCTAACCTCGCGACAGGCGATTATCCTGCATCAGGACAAAATGGCCAGTATCGGTCTTCTGGCTGCCGGGGTTGCCCATGACATCAACAATCCGATCGGTTTTGTAACCAACAACCTGGAAGAACTCCGTATCTACCTGACCCGGCTCCAGGCATTTATTGAAGAGCAGCAGGCCATCATTCAGGCCTCGGCCCCTCCCGAAGAACTGAAAAAATTACACGAAGACTGGAATCAGTTGGGAATTGAGTACATTCTTGATGATTTTGGAGCGTTGATTGCAGAGTCTCTGGAAGGGGCAGGACGGGTCAGCGACATTGTCAAAAACCTGCGCAACTTCTCCCGTGTCGATGATTTTGCCTTCAAGCTGGCTGATATCAATGAGTGTCTGGAAAGTTCCATCAAGATCACCCAGCATGAACTGCGACATAAAGCGCAGGTACATCGGCAGTTTGGCGAGATTCCAAAGATTTTCTGCTGCCCGCAGCAGCTGAACCAGGCCTTCATGAATCTGCTGGTCAATGCGGCCCATGCCATTGACAAGCATGGTGAGGTCACGCTCAAAAGCTGGTCTGACTCTGACGGGGTGCATATCTCCATCGCTGACACCGGATGCGGCATTCCGGACGAACTGCTACCAAAGATATTTGAACCGTTTTTTACCACCAAGGAAGCCGGCAAAGGGACCGGCCTGGGGCTCAGCATTGTTGCTGATATCATCAAGCTGCACCAGGGTGAGATCAACGTGCAAAGCCGACCGGGTCAAGGAACAACCTTTACCATTACACTGCCAGTAAAATCCGAGGTTGGCGATGCCTGA
- a CDS encoding TetR/AcrR family transcriptional regulator, translating to MARSHSTTGRHPHRQARDEDTVSTAERIIAATLQLLSSRCLHAISIRDIASAAHVNSALISYHFKNKENLYNTVVASQFQAYQQQVVSAFSTEGDIRKTICTVCHLIASFHHSNPCMLILYFRELTNPSPAYKTIIQPCIKEASDKCVAMIKAGIQAGVIAPATNPRHVTLSLVGMVNYFFMTRQIMQDLALEPANNVNEYIDFVCQTILKSIVVE from the coding sequence ATGGCCAGAAGCCACTCCACAACCGGCAGACACCCCCACCGTCAGGCACGCGACGAGGATACCGTCTCGACTGCAGAGCGGATCATTGCAGCGACCCTGCAGCTGTTGTCAAGCCGCTGCCTCCATGCCATCTCGATTCGCGACATCGCCTCTGCAGCCCATGTCAACAGCGCCCTGATCTCGTATCACTTCAAGAACAAGGAAAACCTGTACAACACGGTGGTAGCCTCACAGTTCCAGGCCTATCAGCAGCAGGTCGTCTCTGCATTCAGCACCGAAGGCGATATCCGCAAGACGATCTGCACCGTCTGCCATCTGATCGCCTCCTTCCATCACTCGAACCCCTGCATGCTCATACTATATTTCAGAGAACTCACCAACCCGTCACCGGCCTACAAAACAATCATTCAACCCTGCATCAAGGAGGCCTCGGATAAATGCGTTGCCATGATCAAGGCCGGCATCCAGGCCGGGGTTATCGCTCCAGCAACAAATCCGCGCCATGTCACGCTGTCGCTGGTAGGCATGGTCAACTACTTCTTTATGACCAGGCAGATCATGCAGGACCTTGCCCTGGAACCGGCTAACAACGTTAACGAGTATATCGATTTTGTCTGCCAGACCATCTTGAAGTCGATCGTGGTTGAGTAA
- a CDS encoding sigma-54-dependent transcriptional regulator: MTVATRILFVDDEPAYCRIFSKRIGADPRFRVETAGSGAEALERLQHSPADIVITDLSMPLMDGIELLSEIKSLYPQIFILILTSDDSTSQVVKAMKAGAYDYLLKPFDFEMVERSIATILSHKAAVQAGLCPECLSGEQYCFENLIGQDRKMFEIYEMISQVAQTSATVLITGESGTGKELIASAIHAKSTRKDKPFIQINCAALTEGLISSELFGHEKGAFTGAVARKKGLFEQASGGTLFLDEIGDISPTTQVSLLRILELGTFQRVGGTETIKADVRLICATNRDLAAAAREKQFREDLYYRLNVVSLQAPPLRDRRSDIPLLVRYFLERYCSLNNKQIDGVTRDAMTLLCNYDWPGNCRELANIIEHAVIFSRGRTLDKDSLPSQIRTSDRHSSGLTLNLATATLADAESALIKKVLEESNWNLKKAAELLDIARGTLYGKMEKYHLTKPV; this comes from the coding sequence ATGACGGTAGCTACCCGTATCCTGTTTGTCGATGACGAACCTGCCTATTGCCGTATTTTCAGCAAACGGATCGGTGCTGATCCCCGCTTTCGGGTTGAGACCGCCGGGAGTGGCGCTGAAGCCCTGGAACGCCTGCAGCACTCTCCGGCTGACATTGTCATTACCGACCTGAGCATGCCGCTCATGGACGGCATCGAGCTCTTGAGCGAAATCAAGAGCCTGTACCCCCAGATCTTTATCCTGATCCTGACCAGTGATGACAGCACCTCACAGGTCGTCAAGGCGATGAAGGCCGGGGCCTATGACTACCTGTTGAAGCCCTTTGATTTTGAGATGGTAGAGCGGTCGATTGCGACCATACTGTCACACAAGGCCGCCGTACAGGCCGGTCTCTGCCCGGAATGCCTGAGTGGAGAGCAGTACTGCTTTGAAAACCTGATCGGCCAGGACCGCAAGATGTTTGAGATCTATGAGATGATCAGCCAGGTTGCCCAGACCAGCGCCACCGTACTGATTACCGGTGAAAGCGGTACCGGCAAAGAGCTGATTGCCTCAGCTATCCATGCCAAAAGCACCCGCAAAGACAAGCCGTTTATCCAGATCAACTGTGCTGCACTGACAGAGGGACTGATCAGCAGCGAACTTTTTGGCCATGAAAAAGGTGCCTTTACCGGCGCCGTGGCCAGAAAAAAAGGCCTGTTTGAACAGGCCTCCGGCGGCACGTTGTTTCTGGACGAGATCGGCGACATCTCCCCCACCACCCAGGTTTCGCTGCTGCGCATTCTGGAGCTGGGCACCTTTCAGCGTGTTGGCGGCACTGAGACCATCAAGGCGGATGTACGCCTGATCTGTGCCACCAACCGGGACCTGGCCGCTGCCGCCCGGGAAAAACAGTTTCGAGAAGACCTGTATTACCGTCTTAACGTGGTCTCCCTGCAGGCACCTCCCCTGCGGGACCGCAGATCCGACATTCCCCTGCTGGTGCGCTATTTCCTGGAGCGCTACTGCAGCCTGAACAACAAACAGATTGACGGTGTCACCCGTGATGCCATGACCCTGCTCTGCAACTATGACTGGCCGGGTAACTGCCGAGAACTTGCCAACATCATTGAACATGCGGTCATCTTCAGCCGAGGCAGAACCCTTGACAAAGACAGCCTGCCATCCCAGATCAGAACCTCTGACCGCCACTCCAGTGGACTCACCCTGAACCTTGCCACAGCGACCCTGGCTGATGCCGAAAGCGCCCTGATTAAAAAAGTGCTGGAAGAATCCAACTGGAACCTGAAAAAGGCTGCCGAACTGCTGGATATTGCACGCGGGACCCTCTACGGGAAAATGGAAAAATATCACCTCACCAAGCCGGTCTGA
- the rpoZ gene encoding DNA-directed RNA polymerase subunit omega: MARVTVEDCLEKVDNRFMLVMMASKRVKQLYKGAKPLIDPKNNRHVVTSLREIAAGKLSAELSSKRSA, translated from the coding sequence ATGGCACGGGTTACTGTTGAAGATTGTCTTGAAAAAGTAGATAACCGCTTCATGCTGGTCATGATGGCCTCCAAACGGGTCAAGCAGCTCTACAAGGGAGCTAAGCCGCTGATTGACCCCAAGAACAACCGCCATGTGGTTACCTCGCTGCGTGAAATCGCTGCCGGTAAGCTGTCGGCTGAACTGAGCAGCAAGCGTTCTGCATGA
- a CDS encoding RelA/SpoT family protein encodes MIRLNDILDTVVTYNPSADLNLIRKAYVYCAKVHQGQTRLSGEPYIIHPLEVAGLLAGLKLDVPSIVTGFLHDTIEDTLTTSEELAEMFGKEVAELVDGVTKISKIHFKTKEENQAENFRKMLIAMANDIRVILVKLADRLHNMRTLQFQPDTKQRSISRETMDIYAPIAHRLGISWIKTELEDLSFRYLQPDVYFDLATKIQRKKQERESFIHEIQEAIRQKLVEHQIVGEVSGRSKHLYSIYRKMEKRKVDFEEIYDLTALRILVDDIKSCYEVLGLIHSSWRPIPGRFKDYIAMPKGNMYQSLHTTVIGPHGDRMEVQIRTHEMHRVAEAGIAAHWKYKEGKGYDEKEVKRFAWLRQLLEWQQELQDSREFMDSVKVELFPEEVYVFTPKGDVKGFPKGSTPIDFAYAVHTDVGHRCVGAKVNGKLVPLKHELQNGDIVEVITSPHHTPSKDWLKIVRSSRARNKIRAWIKIEERKRSIVLGRELCEKEFRKYSLNLQKVIKGGELRKIANEYGYNSEDDLLAAMGYGKVSAGQVISKLIPEERLQARQDQKESRITSVINKLKGRSSSAVEVGGMEDIMIRYAKCCNPLPGDEIVGFITRGQGVTIHTADCPFVAESDPERRIDVTWAKGKSAALPVRLRVFCMDEKGILANMTLAITNAEANIVSAQIKSTVDKRGENIFELNVTDLTHLNKVVNSLMKVKGVMKVERVKS; translated from the coding sequence ATGATACGCCTGAACGATATCCTTGATACGGTTGTAACCTATAACCCGTCTGCTGATCTGAATCTGATCAGGAAGGCCTACGTGTACTGTGCCAAGGTGCATCAGGGCCAGACCCGCCTTTCCGGTGAGCCGTATATTATCCATCCCCTTGAAGTTGCCGGACTCCTTGCCGGTTTGAAGCTGGATGTTCCCAGCATTGTGACCGGTTTTCTCCATGATACCATTGAGGATACCCTGACCACCTCGGAAGAACTGGCCGAGATGTTCGGCAAGGAAGTCGCTGAACTGGTTGACGGGGTGACCAAGATCAGCAAGATCCATTTCAAGACCAAGGAAGAGAATCAGGCAGAGAACTTCCGCAAGATGCTGATCGCCATGGCCAATGACATCAGGGTGATCCTGGTAAAGCTGGCCGACCGGCTGCATAACATGCGGACCCTGCAGTTTCAGCCTGATACCAAACAGCGCTCCATCTCCCGCGAGACCATGGATATCTATGCGCCGATCGCTCACCGATTGGGGATTTCCTGGATCAAGACCGAACTTGAGGATCTGTCGTTCCGCTATCTGCAACCGGATGTCTATTTTGACCTGGCAACCAAGATCCAGCGCAAGAAGCAGGAGCGGGAATCATTCATCCATGAGATTCAGGAGGCCATCCGGCAGAAACTTGTCGAACACCAGATTGTGGGTGAGGTCTCGGGTCGCAGCAAGCACCTCTATTCAATCTACCGCAAGATGGAAAAACGCAAGGTTGATTTTGAGGAGATTTATGACCTGACTGCCCTGCGGATTCTGGTGGATGATATCAAGAGCTGCTATGAGGTGCTGGGGCTGATTCATTCCTCCTGGCGGCCGATTCCCGGACGGTTTAAAGACTATATTGCCATGCCCAAGGGGAATATGTACCAGTCGCTGCATACCACCGTGATCGGCCCTCATGGTGACCGGATGGAGGTGCAGATCCGCACCCATGAGATGCACCGGGTGGCTGAGGCTGGGATTGCGGCCCACTGGAAGTACAAGGAAGGCAAGGGGTATGACGAAAAAGAGGTCAAACGCTTTGCCTGGCTGCGCCAGTTGTTGGAATGGCAGCAGGAGTTGCAGGACTCCCGGGAGTTTATGGATTCGGTCAAGGTTGAACTGTTTCCTGAAGAGGTCTATGTCTTCACTCCCAAGGGGGATGTGAAGGGCTTCCCCAAGGGGTCCACCCCGATTGACTTTGCCTATGCCGTGCATACCGATGTGGGGCATCGTTGCGTGGGGGCAAAGGTCAACGGCAAGCTGGTGCCGCTCAAGCATGAGCTGCAGAACGGCGATATTGTCGAGGTAATCACCTCTCCCCACCACACACCCAGCAAGGACTGGCTCAAGATCGTCCGTTCCTCCCGGGCCCGTAACAAGATCCGGGCCTGGATCAAGATTGAGGAGCGCAAGCGTAGTATCGTGCTGGGGCGTGAGCTCTGTGAAAAAGAGTTTCGCAAATATTCCCTGAATCTTCAAAAGGTAATCAAGGGTGGCGAACTCAGAAAAATTGCCAATGAGTATGGGTATAACAGTGAAGATGATCTGCTGGCAGCCATGGGATACGGCAAGGTTTCAGCTGGACAGGTGATCAGCAAGCTGATCCCTGAAGAGCGGCTGCAGGCCCGTCAGGACCAGAAAGAATCGCGCATAACCAGTGTCATCAATAAGTTGAAGGGCCGTTCCTCCAGCGCTGTTGAGGTCGGCGGCATGGAGGATATCATGATCCGCTATGCCAAATGCTGTAACCCGTTGCCCGGTGATGAGATCGTCGGGTTCATCACCCGCGGCCAGGGGGTTACCATCCATACCGCCGACTGCCCCTTTGTTGCCGAGAGTGATCCGGAACGGCGGATTGATGTGACCTGGGCCAAGGGCAAGAGTGCCGCGCTGCCGGTCAGGTTGCGGGTCTTCTGTATGGATGAAAAAGGGATTCTGGCTAACATGACGCTGGCAATCACCAATGCCGAAGCCAATATTGTCAGTGCCCAGATCAAGAGTACCGTTGACAAGCGTGGTGAGAATATCTTTGAGTTAAACGTGACCGACCTGACCCACCTGAATAAGGTTGTGAATTCGCTGATGAAGGTGAAGGGGGTTATGAAGGTGGAGCGGGTAAAAAGTTAG
- a CDS encoding OmcA/MtrC family decaheme c-type cytochrome — protein MLKRNMISTAGCLLLFAASLFTGCSGGGGGGSTPAPSQPVVDAATMSNETLSAVSLRATDIKVTINSPPVVTFKLLTAAGNPIKGLGIASTSTPTSLNYMRFTIAKLVPGTNNAPDQWVNYLVTATSRPTTENVAAGLVDNGDGSYTYTFAKNITDPTQTNGVTYQPTLTHRLAIQISGTIPGTAITLANPANIIYDFIPATGKAVSATDTQREITLIAKCNECHEKLAFHGGGRVETRYCVVCHTDQRKIGRTNSASTGGVFTGTTYIADGEVQGDFAIMVHKIHMGNRLTKTGYDYAGVKYNDIGYSMIDGQINCLKCHVKSDAAPQGDNWKAKPSRAACGSCHDNINFATGANSKAGGAVHIIQTSDANCSTCHTTANITEMHASENNTPNKTMLKAGLVNFTYEIKNVSVSTDNQPVVTFRILKDGAAISLPLTGFTGGPSFLISYALPQDGITPVDYNNLGKSAAQPASVSLANLISGAQGTLTGPDASGYYTATINGASNAARFPVGATLRAVALQGYFTQAAGTNGIASATARHTISVVKAVTGDTVRRTVVDSAKCAKCHEWFEGHGGNRVYEMQVCVMCHNPNLSSSGRGANVANLSATEAAKLAAAGYSTTDPSGWPEASNNFKDLIHGIHAGSKRAADGAPYRFVRDRGTSGVYYYDWSKVTFPGILKNCESCHVAGTYSGTPANTLRSTQNTKDAGGLFTKTVPNTTDVMLPGFTSACITCHASANAGAHSVSMGGTTLTGQLRSATNAETCAACHSAGKTVDAATVHRR, from the coding sequence ATGCTGAAACGAAACATGATCAGTACCGCAGGATGCCTGCTGCTGTTCGCAGCTTCGTTGTTTACCGGCTGTTCCGGCGGCGGTGGTGGCGGCTCCACCCCTGCACCGAGCCAACCGGTTGTTGATGCCGCGACCATGAGCAATGAGACTCTGTCAGCCGTATCACTGCGAGCAACTGACATCAAGGTCACCATCAACAGTCCGCCGGTTGTCACCTTCAAGCTGTTGACAGCAGCCGGCAACCCGATCAAGGGGTTGGGTATCGCCTCAACATCAACACCAACCAGCCTTAACTACATGCGTTTTACCATTGCCAAACTGGTTCCAGGCACCAACAATGCCCCTGATCAGTGGGTCAACTACCTGGTTACCGCAACCAGCCGTCCAACCACTGAAAACGTGGCTGCCGGCCTGGTGGACAATGGTGATGGTTCCTATACCTACACCTTTGCCAAGAACATTACCGATCCGACCCAGACCAACGGTGTCACCTATCAACCGACCCTGACCCATCGTCTGGCCATCCAGATCTCCGGCACCATCCCCGGCACAGCCATCACTCTGGCAAACCCGGCTAACATCATCTATGACTTCATTCCGGCCACCGGCAAGGCAGTCAGCGCCACCGACACCCAGCGTGAGATCACCCTGATCGCCAAGTGTAACGAGTGCCATGAGAAGCTTGCCTTCCACGGCGGCGGTCGCGTTGAAACCAGATATTGCGTGGTCTGCCACACTGACCAGCGCAAGATCGGCCGCACCAATTCCGCCTCAACCGGCGGTGTATTTACCGGTACCACCTACATTGCCGACGGCGAAGTGCAGGGCGACTTTGCCATCATGGTTCACAAGATTCATATGGGTAACCGCCTGACCAAGACCGGTTACGACTATGCCGGCGTCAAGTATAATGATATCGGCTACTCCATGATCGATGGCCAGATCAACTGCCTCAAGTGCCATGTCAAGTCCGACGCCGCACCTCAGGGCGACAACTGGAAGGCCAAGCCGAGCCGTGCGGCCTGCGGTTCGTGCCATGACAACATCAACTTTGCCACCGGTGCAAACTCCAAGGCCGGCGGTGCTGTCCACATCATCCAGACCAGCGATGCCAACTGCTCCACCTGCCACACAACAGCCAACATCACTGAGATGCATGCCTCTGAAAACAACACCCCGAACAAGACCATGCTGAAGGCCGGCCTGGTGAACTTCACCTACGAAATCAAGAACGTGTCCGTCAGCACCGATAACCAGCCGGTAGTTACCTTCCGTATCCTCAAGGACGGCGCTGCCATCTCCCTGCCGCTGACCGGCTTCACCGGCGGCCCCAGCTTCCTGATCAGCTATGCCCTGCCCCAGGACGGTATTACACCGGTTGACTACAACAACCTGGGCAAATCAGCAGCGCAACCGGCCTCAGTCTCACTTGCCAACCTGATCAGCGGTGCCCAGGGCACCCTGACCGGCCCTGATGCCAGCGGCTACTACACCGCCACCATCAATGGCGCCTCCAATGCTGCCCGCTTCCCGGTCGGCGCCACCCTGCGTGCCGTTGCACTGCAAGGCTACTTTACCCAGGCTGCCGGCACCAACGGTATTGCCAGCGCAACAGCCCGTCATACCATTTCCGTGGTCAAGGCCGTCACCGGCGACACCGTACGCCGCACCGTGGTTGACAGTGCCAAGTGCGCCAAGTGCCATGAGTGGTTTGAAGGCCATGGCGGTAACCGTGTCTATGAAATGCAGGTCTGCGTCATGTGCCACAACCCCAACCTCTCCTCCAGCGGACGCGGCGCAAACGTTGCCAACCTGAGCGCAACCGAGGCAGCCAAACTGGCAGCAGCCGGTTACAGCACCACCGATCCAAGCGGCTGGCCTGAGGCCTCCAACAACTTCAAGGATCTGATTCACGGTATCCATGCCGGTTCCAAGCGCGCAGCCGACGGCGCACCGTACCGTTTTGTCCGTGACCGTGGCACCAGCGGTGTCTACTACTACGACTGGAGCAAGGTCACCTTCCCGGGCATCCTGAAGAACTGCGAGTCCTGCCACGTGGCAGGTACCTACAGCGGTACTCCCGCCAACACCCTGCGCAGCACGCAGAACACCAAGGATGCCGGCGGTCTCTTCACCAAGACCGTGCCGAATACCACTGACGTGATGCTGCCAGGCTTTACTTCAGCCTGCATTACCTGCCACGCCAGTGCCAATGCAGGCGCCCACAGCGTCTCCATGGGCGGTACCACCCTGACCGGCCAACTGCGCTCTGCAACAAATGCTGAGACCTGCGCAGCATGTCACAGCGCCGGCAAGACGGTTGACGCAGCAACGGTTCACAGGAGGTAG
- the gmk gene encoding guanylate kinase: MQQEGLLIVISAPSGAGKTTLCNGLVSRFPALKESVSYTTRQPRPGEQDGVDYHFVSIERFKQMIAENGFAEWAEVHGNFYGTAIATLEQARIDGIDILLDIDCQGARILKDRGINGLFVFVLPPSMAELRRRLESRSSDAREVIERRIERATEEIREARWYDYIVVNDRLDEAHEALASLVTAARHTTARMLGQVSKMFDL, encoded by the coding sequence ATGCAGCAAGAAGGGCTTCTAATCGTTATTTCAGCACCGTCCGGGGCCGGCAAGACAACACTCTGCAACGGTCTGGTCAGCCGCTTTCCTGCACTGAAAGAGTCGGTCAGTTATACGACCCGGCAGCCCAGGCCGGGGGAACAGGATGGGGTTGATTACCATTTTGTCTCGATTGAGCGTTTCAAGCAGATGATTGCTGAAAACGGTTTTGCCGAGTGGGCCGAGGTGCATGGTAATTTTTACGGCACCGCCATTGCGACACTGGAACAGGCCAGGATTGACGGCATTGATATCCTGCTTGATATTGACTGCCAGGGTGCGCGTATCCTCAAGGACCGGGGTATTAACGGCCTGTTTGTCTTTGTCTTGCCCCCCAGCATGGCAGAGCTGCGGCGCCGGCTTGAATCCCGTTCGTCTGATGCACGGGAGGTGATCGAGCGCCGGATCGAGCGGGCAACCGAGGAGATCCGTGAGGCACGCTGGTATGACTACATCGTGGTAAACGACCGGCTTGATGAGGCCCACGAGGCGCTGGCGTCACTGGTGACTGCCGCACGCCATACCACGGCACGTATGTTGGGGCAGGTGTCGAAAATGTTTGATCTTTGA
- a CDS encoding YicC/YloC family endoribonuclease gives MIKSMTGYGKGESADPQGRCLVEIKTVNNRYGEVSVKMPRSFLAYEHEVRKAVGGLVKRGKADLFVQWEPAAGEVVVPPLNHAVARGYHQAFQELAHELHVSAEIPLSLILAQRNVLQEQTSEDQGDLLPLVLQAVVQALAGLDGMRLREGEALQADLKARRTELATLVAQVRERAPRVVEEYQQKLQQRLEKLLGGTELDPQRLAQEVALLADRCDITEELVRLESHFIQFDETLLLKEPVGRKLDFLMQEINREVNTIGSKANDSAITSLVVQMKAELEKMREQVQNIE, from the coding sequence ATGATCAAGAGCATGACCGGGTATGGCAAGGGCGAGTCAGCGGATCCTCAGGGCCGTTGTCTGGTTGAGATAAAGACCGTCAATAACCGCTATGGAGAGGTGTCGGTCAAGATGCCGCGCAGTTTTCTGGCCTATGAACATGAGGTGCGTAAGGCGGTCGGCGGCCTGGTCAAGCGTGGTAAGGCCGATCTGTTTGTGCAGTGGGAGCCTGCTGCGGGTGAGGTGGTGGTGCCGCCGTTGAATCACGCTGTTGCCAGGGGATATCATCAGGCCTTTCAGGAGCTTGCCCATGAGTTGCATGTGTCGGCAGAGATTCCGCTGTCTTTGATACTGGCTCAACGCAATGTGCTGCAGGAGCAGACCAGTGAAGACCAGGGGGATCTGTTGCCGCTGGTGCTGCAGGCCGTGGTACAGGCCCTTGCCGGTCTGGACGGGATGCGACTGCGCGAAGGCGAGGCACTGCAGGCTGACCTGAAAGCGCGGCGTACTGAGCTGGCAACCCTGGTTGCCCAGGTGCGGGAACGTGCCCCCCGGGTGGTTGAAGAGTATCAGCAGAAGCTGCAGCAGCGGCTGGAGAAGTTGCTGGGCGGGACAGAACTTGATCCGCAGCGTCTGGCCCAGGAGGTTGCCCTGCTGGCTGACCGTTGTGATATTACGGAAGAACTGGTGCGTCTGGAGAGTCACTTCATCCAGTTCGACGAAACCCTGCTGCTGAAGGAGCCGGTCGGGCGCAAGCTGGACTTCCTGATGCAGGAGATCAACCGTGAAGTCAATACCATTGGTTCAAAGGCGAATGATTCCGCCATTACTTCGCTGGTGGTGCAGATGAAGGCGGAGTTGGAGAAGATGCGGGAACAGGTCCAGAACATCGAATAG